In one Cloacibacillus porcorum genomic region, the following are encoded:
- a CDS encoding M20 metallopeptidase family protein translates to MDIDKRIDEMLPMLTAFRRELHEYPDLSGEEQPTCARLAEMLGRNGIEYKLMLDGTAAAASVGSAGNGKTVALRADTDALPLTEETGLPFASKKSGVMHACGHDIHTAAALGAAILLKEMEPELTGMVKIFFQPAEEGTGGAERMIAAGCLDAPHVSHVLGLHVNPAIAAGRAAFKFGKMHAASDEFTLILHGRGCHGAHPEEGCDAVAMAGQFITAIQNIASRGISPLDSAVVTVGKIEGGTKGNIIAGRVEMTGIMRSLSEETRLLLRRRLKETADGVAGLFGGRAELILRPSYGALINDDTVTKTVAAAARAAIGAENVIIKTEPTMGTEDFAYFAAARPSCFYELGCGFSDRETNFPLHSARFEADERCIRTGVKLQIRGALALLTNN, encoded by the coding sequence ATGGATATCGATAAAAGAATTGACGAGATGCTGCCGATGCTGACGGCCTTCCGGCGCGAACTGCACGAATATCCCGACCTTTCGGGAGAGGAACAGCCCACCTGCGCGCGCCTCGCGGAGATGCTCGGACGGAACGGTATCGAATATAAGCTGATGCTGGACGGCACGGCGGCCGCGGCGTCAGTCGGTTCGGCCGGTAATGGCAAGACGGTCGCGCTGCGCGCCGACACCGATGCGCTGCCGCTCACGGAGGAGACGGGGCTGCCCTTCGCCTCCAAAAAGAGTGGCGTGATGCACGCCTGCGGACATGACATCCATACCGCCGCCGCGCTCGGCGCGGCGATCCTGCTCAAAGAGATGGAGCCGGAGCTGACGGGTATGGTAAAGATATTCTTCCAGCCCGCCGAGGAGGGTACGGGAGGGGCGGAGCGCATGATCGCGGCTGGCTGCCTCGACGCGCCCCACGTCAGCCATGTGCTCGGCCTTCACGTCAACCCCGCCATCGCCGCCGGCAGGGCGGCCTTCAAATTCGGCAAGATGCACGCCGCCTCCGACGAATTCACGCTCATCCTCCACGGACGCGGCTGCCACGGCGCGCACCCCGAGGAGGGCTGCGACGCGGTGGCGATGGCCGGGCAGTTCATCACGGCGATTCAGAACATCGCCAGCCGCGGCATTTCGCCGCTGGACTCCGCGGTGGTGACGGTGGGAAAGATAGAGGGCGGCACAAAGGGCAACATCATCGCCGGCCGTGTCGAGATGACGGGCATCATGCGTTCGCTCAGCGAGGAGACGCGTCTCCTGCTGCGCCGCCGTCTGAAAGAGACCGCGGATGGCGTCGCAGGCCTCTTCGGCGGACGGGCGGAGCTGATCCTGCGCCCCAGCTACGGCGCGCTGATAAACGACGATACGGTGACGAAGACCGTAGCCGCGGCGGCGCGCGCGGCAATCGGCGCGGAAAATGTCATTATTAAAACGGAGCCGACCATGGGCACGGAAGATTTCGCATACTTCGCCGCGGCACGCCCCTCCTGCTTTTACGAGCTGGGCTGCGGCTTTTCGGATAGAGAGACAAACTTTCCCCTGCACAGCGCGAGGTTTGAGGCGGATGAACGCTGCATAAGGACCGGCGTCAAGCTTCAGATCCGGGGGGCGCTCGCGTTGTTGACCAACAACTGA
- a CDS encoding YfcC family protein produces the protein MRLSTAKFKMPHTYVLLFYIVAAACLLTWIIPAGEFQYQSVDVNGTMRKIVVPGSFRYLTDSSPVGVIGFFSSFQRGIIEVADLVALIFIVNAAFAVVIKTGSFEKMLGTLLRRLEGRESIVVVIFYLFFALGASLFGMWNDFNGMIPIMVGVGVAMGYDAMFGFAVVMLGIGVGFAAALTNPYTIVVAQSIAGIPLYSGFGVRAAIFVVFSAIALWWIFRYGRQIKRDPSLSLVPRGEALFSYDSGELKKLTMGRRESASLAVIFASLALIFYGCLYRGWGNTQLTAVFLLMGIAVAVIFGWSADKIAEELLAGARAIVFGALIVGVARAILVVMREGQIIDTIINFMANMIEGTPPIIAAEGMLFIQTFINFAIPSGSGQAATIIPIMAPLGDVAGLSREVTVLAFQLGDGFSNLLWPTCGIATGCGIAGISLAKWWKFFLKLFGIMWLVMMLFVAAAVIMKF, from the coding sequence ATGAGACTATCAACCGCAAAATTCAAGATGCCGCACACCTATGTACTGCTTTTTTATATCGTCGCGGCGGCCTGCCTGCTGACCTGGATCATTCCGGCGGGGGAGTTCCAGTACCAATCCGTCGACGTGAACGGCACGATGAGAAAGATCGTCGTCCCAGGCTCTTTCCGCTATCTCACCGATTCGAGCCCCGTCGGCGTCATCGGCTTTTTCAGCTCCTTCCAGCGCGGGATAATCGAGGTGGCGGACCTTGTGGCGCTCATATTCATCGTCAACGCCGCCTTCGCCGTCGTCATAAAGACGGGTTCTTTTGAAAAGATGCTGGGAACTTTGCTGCGGCGTCTCGAAGGGCGTGAAAGTATCGTCGTCGTCATCTTTTATCTCTTTTTCGCGCTCGGAGCCAGCCTCTTCGGCATGTGGAACGACTTTAACGGCATGATACCGATCATGGTCGGCGTGGGAGTGGCGATGGGATATGACGCGATGTTCGGCTTCGCGGTGGTGATGCTCGGCATCGGAGTTGGTTTCGCCGCCGCGCTGACAAACCCCTATACCATCGTAGTGGCGCAGTCGATCGCCGGTATCCCCCTCTATTCGGGCTTCGGCGTGCGCGCCGCGATATTTGTCGTCTTTTCGGCGATCGCCCTCTGGTGGATATTCCGCTACGGCAGACAGATAAAGAGAGACCCTTCGCTTTCGCTCGTCCCGCGCGGCGAGGCGCTCTTCTCCTACGACAGCGGCGAGCTCAAAAAATTGACGATGGGAAGACGTGAGTCCGCCTCGCTCGCGGTGATCTTCGCCAGCCTCGCCCTCATCTTTTACGGCTGCCTCTACAGGGGCTGGGGCAACACCCAGCTGACGGCGGTCTTCCTCCTGATGGGGATCGCGGTCGCCGTCATCTTCGGCTGGAGCGCGGACAAGATAGCGGAAGAGCTGCTCGCGGGAGCCCGCGCCATCGTCTTCGGCGCGCTGATCGTCGGCGTGGCGCGCGCGATTCTCGTCGTCATGCGCGAGGGGCAAATAATAGACACGATAATCAATTTCATGGCGAATATGATCGAGGGGACGCCGCCGATCATTGCAGCGGAGGGCATGCTCTTCATCCAGACCTTCATCAACTTTGCCATCCCCTCCGGCAGCGGCCAGGCGGCGACGATCATCCCGATAATGGCGCCGCTGGGCGACGTCGCAGGTCTTTCACGCGAGGTGACGGTGCTCGCCTTCCAGCTCGGAGACGGCTTCTCCAACCTGCTCTGGCCGACCTGCGGCATCGCCACCGGGTGCGGTATCGCGGGCATCTCGCTCGCTAAGTGGTGGAAGTTTTTCCTCAAACTCTTCGGTATCATGTGGCTCGTGATGATGCTCTTCGTCGCCGCCGCGGTGATAATGAAATTCTGA
- a CDS encoding DUF3870 domain-containing protein, translating into MIEKLCIIGNARTQQKNPITARFSHFFIVFIVEAASGKIVDLDVTVMLPATSNFIKELFIGRSLAEVDRELLELIRGSYLASSQKAIQMAYMEAVKKYRSWLSTHRPAARDEIKMAVDEDGK; encoded by the coding sequence TTGATCGAAAAGCTCTGCATAATAGGAAACGCGCGGACGCAGCAGAAAAATCCCATCACCGCGCGCTTTTCACACTTTTTTATCGTATTTATCGTCGAGGCAGCCAGCGGAAAGATCGTCGACCTCGACGTGACGGTTATGCTGCCGGCGACCAGCAATTTTATCAAGGAGCTCTTTATCGGACGCTCTCTCGCGGAGGTCGACAGGGAGCTTTTGGAGCTCATACGCGGCTCCTATCTCGCCTCTTCGCAGAAGGCTATTCAGATGGCCTATATGGAGGCGGTGAAAAAATACCGCAGCTGGCTTAGCACCCATAGGCCCGCGGCCCGGGATGAGATAAAAATGGCGGTTGACGAGGATGGGAAATAA